The Chitinophaga niabensis genome segment ATCTCGCACTTTCCTATTTCCTGGCGCAGTTTGTGTTTTTTGTGGCTGCCGCCTGGTATCCTGCTCTCATGGCCATGCTAATGGTGATAGCAATGCCGCTCATACTGGTAGCGGGTGCGAGCCTGATCATACAGAAATTCAGATTGAAGAGATGGTGTGCCCTCTGCCTGGTTATCGTAGGAGTACTCTGCCTGCAAAGCGTTCTGGCCTTTGCTTTTTTCAGCGATGCTTTTTCCCTGCTTCAACCCCTTACCATCGGATATTTCTTCATGGTGCAAGGCCTGTTTTGCCTTGCCCTTCAGCCGGTCAAAGCATACCTGAAAGACAGTACGGAGAAAGATAATCATGCGCAGGACCTGCTCCAATGGAAACGCGATCCCTTGCTTTTCATTGCCCAGTGGGAACGTATGCAACAGGTAAATACTGCCACAATGCCACATGAGCTGCACTTCGGTAATCCTGATGCGGCACTGGAATTAGTGGTAGCCTGCAACCCTTTCTGCGGGCCCTGCCAGTATGCACATGCGGTGCTTGATGAGATCTGTGAAACCTACAAAGATCAGCTATCTGTGAAAGTGCGCTTCCTGAGCATGGAAGACCGCGCAGAGAACATTACCGAAGCCGTTACGGCCATTTTTCAGTGTGCGCGTGGTTTGCAGTCGCAGGAAGAGGTGGCGCATATGCTATCCGATTGGTTCAGATATATGAACCTGGACAAATGGCGGAAGCGCTGGCAATACAATACTTCGCTGGATGTAAAAGACCAGCTGGTGGCACATCGCAGGTGGATGAACGAGGTCGGCCTCAAGGGTACGCCTACTTTCTATATCAACGGCCGCAGAATGCCGAAGCGTTATGTACTGAAAGACCTCATGCACCTGGTGCCCATTCTTGCGGCTTCAGAGATAGCCCTGCAGCCGCAGGACAATTTGTAACCTGTAACTCCGCATTTATTCGCGCATGCAGACCCTGCGCTGTATGCGCTCATGATATTGGTTATTAAACAAGCCAATTTACACGTATGAAAACGCATCTTTTCAGAACACTCAGCAGAAACAGCCTTCGCGCTGTAAATGGTGGCAGGACCCAACTTAGTGCTTCATGTGGCGACTTCCGTTGCATCGCCGACATTGACTTTGTTGAATGCGCATTGTCAGGGCCTGTTTGCAGTTGCATGATGGATACCTGGTGTAACTTTGAATGATTTGAAACAGCCTGCGTCACCTCCCTGGTGGCGCAGGTTTTTTTAAGTGTGATCGTATCATTGTGGTTTGAAACAATAGTTAGCCCTTTTTACCCTGGTAAAGGTGGTTAAAACGTCTCAATATTTTGTCGAGGTGATTCATTTTGGGGTTCTGTCTCCGTGGGGCCGGGAAACTATTTTATATTTAGTTACAACCCTGGCACTTCTGATTCCACGATCATAAACCCAAAAGTAAACCCAATGAAAAAACAACTATCCACACTGATCATCGCATTAGTTTTTGCAGGATGCGCAGAGAAAGAAACCACACCGGCAGCAGTTTTACCTCCTGGTACTTTAAGAGGTAATGTCAGCCTGCTAAGCGCCATCGGCCTGATGAGCGGGAACCCGGTCCTGCCGGTTGCAACGGCCGATCCTGATATTATTTACGCTAATGGCAGGTATTACATTTACCCCACTGCCAGCGGGCCGAACGCCAGCCAGTTCCATGCCTATTCCTCCACAGATCTGCTGAACTGGACGGATGAAGGTATTGTGCTGGACCTCGCAAATGTAAGCTGGGCACATACGGATGGATGGGCGCCTGCCATAGTAGCACGTAACGGAAATTATTACTTTTATTTTACTGCCGCCAAGAAAGTAGGTGTGGCTGTGAGTACCAGCCCTACCGGCCCTTTTGTGGACAAAGGCAGTGCATTGGCAACGGGTGATGGTACGGATCCCATAGACCCGATGGTATTCATAGATGACGATGGGCAGGCTTACATGTATTGGGGCAATACTACCATGAACATCCAGCGGCTGAATAACGATATGATCTCGCTGACAGGTACGCGGGGGCATAATAAGCCATCTAACTATTTTGAAGCGCCCTACGTGATCAAACGGAACAGTATCTATTACCTGATGTACTCTATCAATCATTTCGGCAATGATGATTACCATGTGGAATATGCCACTTCATCGAATCCAATGGGGCCCTGGACTTACAAAGGACGGATCACTTCTCCGCGGGGCGCTATAAAAGGGCCGGGGCATAATGCGGTGATCCGGAAACCTGGTTGCAGTGATGAGTATTTTTTTGTGTATCACCGGCGTACGAGCACCAACATACATGAACGCCAGGTAGCGATCGACAGGATGTTCTTTGATGCGGCGGGCAATATTGTGCCGGTGAGTATCACTAACTCTGGTGTGGTACAATCGGCAGGCGGAACGCCTTGTTATTCGCCTAATCCCATCGCAAACGGTCAGTATGCGATCAGGTCGAAGTTGAATACCACTTCGGGGGCCGGCCTGTACGTTGATATTGCAGGATGTGCTACCGGGAATGCTGATGTAAGGACCTGGACGCGTACTACCTGCAACGGGCAGAAGTGGAACCTTACGTACCAGGGGAATGGTTTTTATAAGATCATATCAGAACTGCCTACTCATAAGGCATTAGATCTTGATGCCTGCGGGATAGACCGTGGCGCCAATATCCAGGTATGGGATGTTTTCGCGAACGATTGTCAGCAATGGCGTATTGAACCTGCGGGAGGTGGCTGGTACCGCATTATGTCCAAATCAAGTAATAATGTGCTGGATATTGCGGACGGAAGTGTAACGCCGGGTGCGGATATCCGGTCCTGGAACTGGAATGGTTCGGATGCGCAGCTGTGGAAATTTGAGGCGCCGTGATAACGTAATAAAGAGTAGCACCCCGCAGCTCAATTGAGCTGCGGGTATTTTTAATATACGATTTGTCCTTTATTGATCAGGGACCTTACAGGTGAAATCCTTGCAACTGCTTCTGCAGAACAGCTGGCCTCTATCAGCACCAGGTCTGCAGCATCGCCTGCTTTAGGCCATAACTGCAGGCCTTTATCATCAAGCGGGAGTACATTTCCGGTAGCCAGCTTCAGGCTTCTGGATAGCAGGAACTCGGTGGAGTAGCCATATAACTGTGCCATTGTATGGGCTTTTTCCAATACGCTTCCTGATCCGAATGTGCTCCAGTGATCGATAATACTGTCGTTTCCGGTCATCACATTTACATTGTGCTTATAGAGTGTGGGGATAGGCATAATAAGCCCCCCGAATGGAATGGTAGAAACAATACCTATACCTGCGGCACCCAATTGTTCCGCTATCTCTTCCTGTTTTATTTTATCGATCTTTCCCAATACAAAACAATGGCTTAAGAATGTTTTGTGCTGAAGCGCGGGGTTTTCATTTACTTTTTTAATCAGGTATTCTACTGTTTTTAATCCGGACTCTCCGGATTCATGCAGGTGGATATCGATCCCTTTATTGTTGTCCAGTGCCAGTTGTACAGTGAAATCTATTGTTTTTTCTATGGCACCGTCGATAGTGTAGGGATCAAGGCCTCCGATGAAATCGATGTTCATCTTTGCTGCTTCCTTTAAATAGGGAACGGAATCGGTATAGAATACGCCATGCTGTGGGAAAGCTACCAGTTCCGCACCAAAGGAGTTCTTCCTGTTTTCCAGTGCTTTGAGAAGGTTGCTGAGCGATTGCAGTTTTGAAGTAGGTTCAATATTAACATGGCTTCTGGCAAAGTTGGTACCTTTGGACTGCAGTAGCTCAATCAGCTTTTCTGCGCGGTCTGTGGAGGTTTTCAGCATCTCCGGAAGGATCTTCTGTTCCAGGGCAATCATACCCTTAACACCTCCCGGACCTCTTCTGGTAGCCTGCCAGGGCCCGCCATAGAATGTTTTATCGAGGTGAATATGCATGTCCTTAAATGCAGGAAGCATTAGCCAGCCTTTCGCATCAATAGCTCCCGGGGCATTGGGTTTATTAGCGGAAATACTTTTAATCTTTCCGTCTTTTATTGCTACGCAGAATAACCCGGTTTTTGTACGGGATACTTCTCCTTCTTCATATTCAAACCCTGTTTCAAGCCGTACGTTCTTTAACAGGTAGCTTTTTCCGTCGTTGGTTTCTGTTTCGGCAGCGGCCATTAAGCCTGAAGCAAGCGTTACTCCTGCCAGCCCCAATCCGGACATTCTTATAAATTCTTTGCGGGATAATTCGGTTTTCTTCATACTCCCATCATTTTTTACAAAAATAACTTTCATGGCTGGTTATCCCGTGAAGGATTTATGCTATGCCTTGAAAGATTTATTAATTTGCCGGTATGAAGCTTTTTGACGAAACAGGCTATATCCCCGTCTTAGGGATCCATGAATTCCGGAAAGGCCAGCTGGCAGGGAGGGAGGAATTCCTCTTCAACGAGCTGCATGGTGAACGGCATATCGACAAGCCGCATAAGCATGATTTTTTTATCATTAACCTGTTTGAATCAGCAAAAGGGGTTCATAATATCGACTTTCACAATTACCCGATCGGGAATAAACAAATTCATGTGCTGTTTCCCGGGCAGGTGCATACCTGGAGCATCCGACCTGGTACAACGGGTTACCAGCTGATGATACAGCAGCATTTTTTCGAACGCTTTGCATCATTTTTCCGTTTCTCGTTTTCGAATTATATCAATCATCCGGTGATTCCGCTGACCAGCGATAATTTCAAATTGCTGAAGTATGAATTTGATGCTATCAGGGATGAGCTGAATTCGCCGGACTCCGTGCAGGAAGTGATCAGCGCAAGGGCTGCTGTAATTGCTGCGATCGTGAGTAAGGAAGCAGAGAAGATCTTTACAGACCTGAAAGTATTCCAGTCGCATCCCCGGCTGGCGGAGTTCAGTTTGTTGATTGATAAATTTTACAAGCAGGAGAAACTGGTTAGTTTCTATGCTTCAAAGCTGCACATCACTGCCAACTATCTGAATATCCTTTGTAAGAAACACCTCTATGTACCGGCCACGAAATTGATCCAGCAACGTGTGCTGTTAGAGGCAAAACGGTTGCTTCAGACAACGGAGCTCTCTGTCAAGGAAATTGCATTTGAGCTGGGCTTTGTTGATCATGCGTATTTTTCGAATTTTTTTAAAGCTCAGGCGGGTATTACGCCAACGCAGTTCAGGGAGGGGTAGGGGGAAATGAAAAAGCCCGCACTAAGTGCAGTCTTTTAATTTTAGTGCTCGTATTTTGTGCCCGGGACGGGGATCGAACCCGCAAGCCTTTCGGCAGCAGTTCGGTAAATAAAAAGCCTGGGATATTTTTTTAAGGATTTAAGTCGTTTCATTCTGTTCGCAAGCCCTTCATCGGATTGGCCTTTGCTGCTTTAATCGCCTGGTAAGATATAGTAAGCATCGCAACCAGTAAAACAATTGTTGCCGCCAGGGCAAACATCCACCAGCTTAAGCTAACACGGTAAGGATAATTTTGCAACCATCCGGACATCATCCACCACCCAAACGGTGATGCAATAACAACGGCTACGGCTATAAGCTTTAGAAAATCACCACAAAAATTTTCTGCGATAGCAGCAACAGAAGCTCCCAATACCTTTTTTATGGCAATGTCTTTGGTGTGATTATGAATAGAAAGCGTTGCCAGCCCGAACAGTCCAATACAAGAAATAATAATGGTGAGGATAGCGCTAAAAGTGACGATGCGTTTCCACCGGGCTTCTTTTTCATATTGTACAGCATTTTGTGCATCCTTAAAACTGTATTCGTAAGGCTGGTATGGGAAAAAGACCTTAAAGGCGCTTTCAATATAATGCAGTGTTTGCGATATATTCCCTTGCTTTATTTTTATGAACATAGTGCCGAATGAATATAAAGTATCCGTGGTAAAGAGCTGGGGGCCTATTTTTTCGGCAAGAGAGGTGTAATGATAATCTTTTATCATGCCAATAACTGTATATTTCCTGCCCATGTAAAAAAAGTCAATCTGCTTACCTACAACATCATCCCAGCCTGCTGCCCTGGTAAACGATTGATTAACAATCACCGATGCAGTCTTATCTGTAGCAAGATTTTTTGAAAAATTCCTGCCTTTTATAATAG includes the following:
- a CDS encoding AraC family transcriptional regulator, with the translated sequence MKLFDETGYIPVLGIHEFRKGQLAGREEFLFNELHGERHIDKPHKHDFFIINLFESAKGVHNIDFHNYPIGNKQIHVLFPGQVHTWSIRPGTTGYQLMIQQHFFERFASFFRFSFSNYINHPVIPLTSDNFKLLKYEFDAIRDELNSPDSVQEVISARAAVIAAIVSKEAEKIFTDLKVFQSHPRLAEFSLLIDKFYKQEKLVSFYASKLHITANYLNILCKKHLYVPATKLIQQRVLLEAKRLLQTTELSVKEIAFELGFVDHAYFSNFFKAQAGITPTQFREG
- a CDS encoding amidohydrolase — its product is MKKTELSRKEFIRMSGLGLAGVTLASGLMAAAETETNDGKSYLLKNVRLETGFEYEEGEVSRTKTGLFCVAIKDGKIKSISANKPNAPGAIDAKGWLMLPAFKDMHIHLDKTFYGGPWQATRRGPGGVKGMIALEQKILPEMLKTSTDRAEKLIELLQSKGTNFARSHVNIEPTSKLQSLSNLLKALENRKNSFGAELVAFPQHGVFYTDSVPYLKEAAKMNIDFIGGLDPYTIDGAIEKTIDFTVQLALDNNKGIDIHLHESGESGLKTVEYLIKKVNENPALQHKTFLSHCFVLGKIDKIKQEEIAEQLGAAGIGIVSTIPFGGLIMPIPTLYKHNVNVMTGNDSIIDHWSTFGSGSVLEKAHTMAQLYGYSTEFLLSRSLKLATGNVLPLDDKGLQLWPKAGDAADLVLIEASCSAEAVARISPVRSLINKGQIVY
- a CDS encoding family 43 glycosylhydrolase, translating into MKKQLSTLIIALVFAGCAEKETTPAAVLPPGTLRGNVSLLSAIGLMSGNPVLPVATADPDIIYANGRYYIYPTASGPNASQFHAYSSTDLLNWTDEGIVLDLANVSWAHTDGWAPAIVARNGNYYFYFTAAKKVGVAVSTSPTGPFVDKGSALATGDGTDPIDPMVFIDDDGQAYMYWGNTTMNIQRLNNDMISLTGTRGHNKPSNYFEAPYVIKRNSIYYLMYSINHFGNDDYHVEYATSSNPMGPWTYKGRITSPRGAIKGPGHNAVIRKPGCSDEYFFVYHRRTSTNIHERQVAIDRMFFDAAGNIVPVSITNSGVVQSAGGTPCYSPNPIANGQYAIRSKLNTTSGAGLYVDIAGCATGNADVRTWTRTTCNGQKWNLTYQGNGFYKIISELPTHKALDLDACGIDRGANIQVWDVFANDCQQWRIEPAGGGWYRIMSKSSNNVLDIADGSVTPGADIRSWNWNGSDAQLWKFEAP
- a CDS encoding vitamin K epoxide reductase family protein, with product MNKQHQLVFEDIVRRWLRSLGIKTHRQFIARELQTHPDYPTLASLTDLLDRGGMRYCATESERASIMDFNYPLLAHVNQGGNDYLVQVDKPAAFESDEKLRNNWSGIVVFAEEKAQWEVPENTKLLQRQHAFTAMGIIAGLLVLAAVGSAFNFSLGLASLTWGILALAGLTFGIFTITTELGMQIGIVNEVCNSIGGRAGCKAVLRSKLAKVYGSITVADLALSYFLAQFVFFVAAAWYPALMAMLMVIAMPLILVAGASLIIQKFRLKRWCALCLVIVGVLCLQSVLAFAFFSDAFSLLQPLTIGYFFMVQGLFCLALQPVKAYLKDSTEKDNHAQDLLQWKRDPLLFIAQWERMQQVNTATMPHELHFGNPDAALELVVACNPFCGPCQYAHAVLDEICETYKDQLSVKVRFLSMEDRAENITEAVTAIFQCARGLQSQEEVAHMLSDWFRYMNLDKWRKRWQYNTSLDVKDQLVAHRRWMNEVGLKGTPTFYINGRRMPKRYVLKDLMHLVPILAASEIALQPQDNL